A portion of the Natrinema salaciae genome contains these proteins:
- a CDS encoding Fic family protein: MRTRELPAEAPGHYRKSHPHPYYIPDKLPLSTRIDVDDELTELIADASFQLGRIDGISPTVDFSPVLYTSFVRLEAVETAEIEGADVDVDEVYAHHTRTSGDETVDVSRDLQEVLNAERALQEGFNAIKQGEPITLELLQSLHELLLENVRNEGEVVGEWRTTDVHLPSPYASQPPFVPPPHQSVPELMDSLETYIQMGGQYHPLVDLAITHYQFETVHPCEDGNGRLGRVLVVLQLCAEGYLSEPYLYPSAYFNRNKQEYVEKMRAVSETGDWRDWITFFIEGIEVQARDSYERTQRLMELRRDYEQRYPHQKTSHRLARGVFDMPYFTANDVQTEFDVSRQTAYNAIEELVSDAILVETTGKQRNQEYKAIDIFDVLERRPDH, translated from the coding sequence ATGCGGACTCGAGAACTTCCAGCAGAGGCACCCGGGCACTATCGCAAGTCCCATCCACATCCGTACTACATTCCGGACAAGCTCCCCCTCTCGACACGGATCGATGTCGACGACGAACTCACGGAGCTCATCGCCGATGCGTCTTTTCAGCTCGGCCGAATCGACGGGATCAGTCCAACCGTCGATTTCTCACCGGTTCTCTATACGTCCTTCGTCCGGCTCGAGGCCGTCGAGACCGCCGAGATAGAAGGTGCCGATGTCGACGTGGACGAGGTATACGCCCATCACACGCGGACCAGCGGAGACGAGACCGTCGACGTGAGTCGGGACTTGCAGGAGGTCCTGAATGCCGAGCGCGCCCTTCAAGAAGGATTCAACGCGATCAAACAGGGCGAACCGATAACGCTCGAACTCCTCCAGTCGCTTCACGAGTTGCTCCTCGAAAACGTTCGTAACGAAGGTGAGGTCGTGGGAGAATGGCGGACGACCGATGTCCACCTCCCCTCTCCGTACGCCAGCCAACCACCGTTCGTTCCCCCGCCGCACCAATCGGTTCCCGAGCTGATGGACTCTCTGGAGACGTATATCCAGATGGGCGGCCAATATCACCCGCTCGTCGATCTCGCGATTACACATTATCAGTTCGAGACGGTTCATCCCTGCGAGGACGGGAATGGCCGTCTTGGCCGCGTTCTCGTCGTCTTACAGCTTTGCGCTGAGGGGTATCTGAGCGAGCCGTATCTCTATCCGAGCGCCTACTTCAATCGCAATAAGCAAGAATACGTCGAGAAAATGCGTGCCGTGAGCGAAACCGGGGACTGGCGCGATTGGATCACGTTCTTCATCGAAGGGATCGAGGTACAGGCGCGGGACTCGTACGAGCGGACACAGCGACTGATGGAACTCCGGCGCGACTACGAACAGCGGTATCCACACCAGAAAACGAGCCATCGCCTCGCGCGGGGCGTCTTCGACATGCCGTACTTCACTGCCAACGATGTCCAAACGGAGTTCGATGTCAGTCGACAAACCGCGTACAACGCCATCGAGGAGTTAGTTTCCGACGCTATTCTCGTCGAGACGACTGGCAAACAGCGGAATCAAGAGTACAAAGCGATCGACATCTTCGACGTCCTCGAGAGACGGCCGGATCACTAA
- a CDS encoding RNA-guided endonuclease InsQ/TnpB family protein, with product MEVRRTTPVKLVVPDERRDDLHESARQFLHCANRAAEFCWDDDSSTNCVTANTTARDALYEDLREETDLTANLVQEAIRRAVQATKGCVERWKQGKRVSQPEFTSWSMLYDKRSATFYRNKVSLSTVNGRVECDFELPADSPTPYERYVLSEDYEFRASTLQYDEVTDEFYFHITTRKYDTDESEVSEDSEHQTVLGIDLGVNSLAVASTGTFWQGDEYDHWCREFEKRRGEMQQRGTQAAHNAVLRLGKREEAWRKQYIHTVANEIVSEAVENGCDVITFEDLTDIRERLPQAKWHHIWAFRRLIEYVEYKAPEQGVTLKQVEPNHTSQRCSRMDCGFTHESNRDGEHFHCQKCGYEVNADYNAAKNIGLRYARKRKHRLRSSPKSGSGDAPVDVRVNGGTLNGESYQPTVGD from the coding sequence ATGGAGGTGCGTCGAACCACGCCGGTCAAACTCGTTGTTCCCGATGAGCGGCGCGACGACCTCCACGAATCCGCGCGACAGTTCCTTCACTGTGCGAATCGTGCCGCCGAGTTCTGTTGGGACGACGACTCCTCCACGAACTGCGTTACGGCGAACACAACCGCACGAGACGCGCTCTATGAGGACCTCCGAGAGGAAACCGATCTCACCGCGAACCTCGTTCAAGAGGCCATACGACGTGCCGTACAAGCGACGAAAGGGTGCGTCGAACGGTGGAAACAGGGCAAGCGCGTGAGCCAGCCGGAGTTCACGTCGTGGAGTATGCTCTACGATAAGCGAAGTGCCACATTCTACCGGAACAAAGTCTCACTCTCGACCGTCAACGGGCGCGTCGAGTGCGATTTTGAACTCCCAGCGGATAGCCCGACTCCCTACGAGCGGTACGTTCTCTCGGAGGACTACGAGTTCCGGGCGAGCACACTGCAATACGACGAGGTGACCGACGAGTTCTACTTCCACATCACGACGCGGAAGTACGATACCGACGAATCCGAGGTTTCGGAAGATTCCGAGCACCAAACAGTTCTTGGTATCGACCTCGGCGTCAACAGCCTCGCAGTAGCTTCGACCGGCACGTTCTGGCAGGGCGACGAATACGATCACTGGTGCCGCGAGTTCGAGAAGCGGCGTGGTGAGATGCAACAGCGCGGCACGCAAGCCGCGCACAACGCGGTTCTTCGCCTCGGAAAGCGCGAAGAAGCGTGGCGGAAACAGTACATCCACACGGTCGCCAACGAGATTGTTTCGGAAGCCGTCGAGAACGGATGCGACGTGATCACGTTCGAAGACCTAACGGACATCCGCGAGCGACTTCCACAGGCGAAGTGGCACCACATCTGGGCGTTCCGACGCCTCATCGAGTACGTCGAGTACAAAGCGCCCGAACAGGGTGTCACCCTAAAACAAGTTGAGCCGAACCACACGTCCCAACGCTGTTCTCGAATGGACTGTGGGTTCACTCACGAATCGAACCGTGACGGCGAACACTTCCATTGCCAGAAGTGTGGCTACGAGGTCAACGCAGACTACAATGCAGCGAAGAATATCGGGCTACGCTATGCCCGAAAGCGAAAACACAGACTCCGTTCCTCGCCCAAGTCGGGGAGCGGAGACGCACCAGTAGACGTGCGTGTAAATGGTGGGACGTTGAACGGCGAGAGTTACCAACCTACTGTTGGCGACTGA
- a CDS encoding carbohydrate-binding protein: protein MLDRRRFLGAASGVAATAAFGVPASGATTSYEYAPFFQMGVYDPREETAKAGVSRIHLANIKSDGNGAPVWHDTENLPASRADLVRDLQAQGVTVSISVGGYDTRTMALDRSTVEGVVDAYLKIVDELGVTHFDINDEYRHDESADLRDYRRRRNKALVKLQNRRPEVSVGYTVPSHPEGLTNTPYDDWINVKDYVKHAVDVGVDIEYLTLMTHGLQPTTVDKIQSRLTKTHDILGQWYPGKSATELWQMLGCCPLLGKQINKEDYFHPYEANGHPDEADELARWAADKGLGMMAPWALNRDRPGEPGDYPLVGDSGLPGIKTYEFSQTFLQYAAPGGGGSQPTQSPYNRSSGWPVPGRIQAEDFDEGGSMASFTDSTAGNEHGAYRDTNVDIEESTEDGYNISYIRSDEWLEYTIDVKSAGTYDIYARVAGPNKHDGGSFSVDVDGSPVATASFGPTGGWQEWTTVHVGSADLSAGEHVVRITSSELGYNLNWFAIRNQSPYGRTTGWPVPGTIQAEDFDEGGSGVAYSDSTPGNEGSVYRDTNVDIHESTEDGYNVAWIRSDEWLEYTVDVQSTGTYDIYARVAGGSSYDGGELSVAVDGSSVATASFGPTGGWQEWTTVHVGTADLEAGEHVVRVTTEEMGYNLNRIKFE from the coding sequence GTGCTCGACCGTCGGCGGTTCCTCGGGGCTGCGTCGGGCGTGGCCGCGACCGCCGCGTTCGGCGTCCCCGCCAGTGGCGCAACGACCAGCTACGAGTACGCGCCGTTTTTCCAGATGGGAGTCTACGACCCCCGCGAAGAGACGGCCAAGGCCGGGGTTTCGAGAATCCATCTCGCGAACATCAAAAGCGACGGCAATGGCGCGCCGGTCTGGCACGACACGGAAAACCTCCCGGCCTCCCGCGCGGATCTCGTGAGGGACCTGCAAGCCCAGGGGGTGACGGTCTCGATCTCGGTCGGTGGGTACGACACACGGACCATGGCCCTCGACCGTTCGACCGTCGAGGGGGTAGTCGACGCCTATCTCAAGATCGTCGACGAACTGGGGGTGACTCATTTTGACATCAACGACGAGTACAGACATGACGAGAGCGCGGATTTGCGTGACTACCGGCGACGCCGCAACAAGGCGCTGGTCAAACTCCAGAATCGGCGCCCGGAGGTTTCGGTGGGCTACACGGTTCCGTCGCACCCCGAGGGCCTCACCAACACACCGTACGACGACTGGATCAACGTCAAGGACTACGTCAAGCACGCGGTCGACGTAGGCGTCGACATCGAGTACCTGACCTTGATGACGCATGGATTGCAGCCCACCACCGTCGACAAGATCCAGTCGCGTCTCACGAAGACCCACGACATCCTAGGACAGTGGTATCCCGGCAAGAGTGCGACCGAACTGTGGCAGATGCTCGGTTGCTGCCCGCTGCTCGGCAAGCAGATCAACAAGGAGGACTACTTCCACCCTTATGAGGCCAACGGGCACCCCGATGAGGCCGACGAGCTAGCCCGCTGGGCTGCGGACAAGGGACTCGGCATGATGGCCCCGTGGGCGCTGAACCGCGATCGGCCGGGTGAACCGGGGGACTATCCCCTTGTGGGAGACTCAGGGCTGCCGGGCATCAAGACCTACGAGTTCTCGCAGACGTTCCTCCAGTACGCGGCGCCGGGGGGCGGCGGCTCCCAGCCGACGCAATCGCCCTACAACCGCTCCTCCGGCTGGCCCGTTCCCGGACGGATCCAGGCCGAAGACTTCGACGAGGGTGGCTCGATGGCCTCCTTCACCGACTCGACAGCGGGCAACGAGCACGGTGCCTATCGGGACACCAACGTCGACATCGAGGAGTCGACCGAGGACGGCTACAACATCAGCTACATACGCTCCGACGAGTGGCTGGAGTACACGATCGACGTGAAGAGCGCCGGGACGTACGACATTTACGCACGCGTCGCCGGCCCCAACAAACATGACGGCGGGTCGTTCTCCGTCGATGTGGACGGGTCGCCGGTCGCGACGGCGAGCTTCGGTCCAACTGGTGGCTGGCAAGAGTGGACGACGGTTCACGTAGGTAGCGCAGACCTCTCGGCTGGCGAGCACGTCGTTCGGATCACGTCGTCGGAGCTGGGGTACAACCTCAACTGGTTTGCGATCCGGAACCAGTCGCCCTACGGACGGACGACTGGCTGGCCCGTTCCCGGAACGATCCAGGCCGAAGACTTCGACGAAGGCGGATCGGGCGTCGCCTACAGCGACTCGACGCCGGGGAACGAGGGAAGTGTCTACCGGGACACTAACGTCGACATCCACGAGTCGACCGAGGATGGCTACAACGTCGCCTGGATCCGTTCCGACGAGTGGCTGGAGTACACGGTCGACGTGCAAAGCACCGGGACGTACGACATCTACGCACGCGTCGCCGGCGGTTCCTCGTACGATGGCGGGGAGCTGTCCGTCGCTGTGGACGGGTCGTCGGTCGCGACGGCGAGCTTCGGTCCAACCGGTGGCTGGCAGGAGTGGACGACGGTCCACGTGGGTACCGCCGATCTCGAAGCTGGCGAGCACGTTGTCCGCGTCACGACGGAGGAGATGGGGTACAATCTCAACCGGATCAAGTTCGAGTGA
- a CDS encoding HalOD1 output domain-containing protein, which yields MSDRIGPIDYDIESNTYRVRYDPTAVAPSVAVTTALEAVIECDPAELTPLYEVIDPDGLDTVLQPSGPMQHRRELTVSFRYRELLVTASGDGLLEIEPIVDGCSSER from the coding sequence ATGAGTGACCGCATCGGCCCGATCGACTACGACATCGAGTCGAACACCTACCGCGTCCGCTACGATCCGACTGCAGTCGCCCCGAGCGTCGCCGTGACCACGGCGCTCGAGGCGGTCATCGAGTGCGACCCGGCGGAGCTCACGCCGCTCTACGAGGTCATCGATCCGGACGGACTCGATACCGTGTTGCAGCCGTCCGGGCCGATGCAGCATCGGCGAGAGCTGACGGTTTCGTTTCGCTACCGAGAGCTGCTGGTTACCGCCTCGGGGGACGGCCTACTCGAGATCGAGCCGATCGTTGACGGATGCTCGAGCGAGCGGTGA
- a CDS encoding Lrp/AsnC family transcriptional regulator, whose translation MDLDETNKAVLYLLQRDARGLTTREMAEEIGVSASTVRNRIEQLEAEGIIRGYYPIVDYDKAGLQLHVLFICTAPNPKREELARAARDVSGVVTIQEVLNGQQNIQIEAVGTETDDIARVSDELSAIGLEVVNSKILKSFHKQPFDHFGKQIVDDRNE comes from the coding sequence ATGGACCTCGATGAGACGAACAAAGCCGTCCTCTATCTGCTCCAGCGAGACGCGAGAGGGCTTACTACCAGAGAAATGGCCGAGGAAATCGGTGTCTCGGCCAGTACGGTACGGAATCGGATCGAGCAACTCGAAGCGGAGGGTATCATTCGCGGCTACTATCCGATCGTCGATTACGACAAAGCCGGGCTCCAACTGCACGTCCTCTTTATCTGTACCGCGCCGAATCCGAAACGCGAGGAACTGGCGCGAGCGGCTCGAGACGTCAGCGGCGTCGTCACGATCCAGGAGGTACTCAACGGACAGCAGAACATCCAGATCGAGGCCGTCGGTACGGAAACCGACGATATCGCACGCGTCAGCGACGAACTCTCCGCTATCGGCCTCGAGGTCGTCAACTCGAAGATTCTCAAGAGCTTCCACAAACAGCCGTTCGACCACTTCGGTAAACAGATCGTCGACGACAGGAATGAGTGA
- a CDS encoding lipid II:glycine glycyltransferase FemX: protein MAQKTGGNARSRLHRIGSLFSNQYGRSTRTEGSGLEVTVVDTVREVGRDQWNGIVDRSSRGSVFHRYEWLDAIERGLEYTPKHLVVTKDGNTIGCMPNFVVGIEKTPFDRLSSLYPGFGGPLLPTDTDESLERVLEEVPNRCRGKTIVHQIRGLDMSYLRYNDALQSHGYRPYRRECRFLLDLTKGHDEIRADMSRSRRRGIEHGLDVDYEIVEEEITRENLRRFHRTYERVMDRVGGDVYPFSFFERLQPMAERLLLLTIRIDGEYAGGMLEVLDTEQDSVHGFFAAVPREYFDDHASELLYDHVFQWGIENGYETYDFGSTNTDFEDGVFRFKEGFGGRAVPVLVWERGCSPLWPLVKAGRALYWPYYT, encoded by the coding sequence ATGGCACAAAAGACCGGCGGCAACGCTCGCTCGAGGCTCCATCGAATCGGGTCGCTGTTCTCGAATCAGTACGGACGGTCGACCCGAACCGAGGGATCGGGTCTCGAGGTAACCGTCGTCGACACGGTACGAGAGGTGGGACGAGACCAGTGGAACGGGATCGTCGACCGCTCGAGTCGTGGCAGCGTGTTTCATCGCTACGAGTGGCTCGACGCGATCGAGCGGGGGCTCGAGTACACGCCGAAACACCTGGTGGTCACGAAAGACGGGAATACGATCGGCTGCATGCCGAACTTCGTCGTGGGGATCGAGAAGACGCCGTTCGATCGGTTGTCGTCGCTCTATCCGGGCTTCGGCGGACCGTTGCTACCGACGGATACGGACGAGTCGCTCGAGCGGGTGCTCGAGGAAGTCCCGAACCGCTGTCGCGGGAAGACGATCGTCCACCAGATCCGCGGGCTCGACATGAGTTATCTGCGGTACAACGACGCGCTCCAGTCGCACGGGTATCGGCCCTACCGACGGGAGTGTCGGTTCCTGCTCGACCTCACGAAAGGGCACGACGAGATCCGCGCGGACATGAGTCGGAGCCGGCGACGGGGGATCGAACACGGACTGGACGTCGACTACGAGATCGTCGAAGAGGAGATCACGCGGGAGAACCTGCGGCGGTTCCATCGGACGTACGAACGCGTCATGGACCGGGTCGGTGGCGATGTGTATCCGTTTTCCTTCTTCGAACGGTTGCAGCCGATGGCCGAGCGGCTCCTCTTGCTGACGATTCGGATCGACGGCGAGTACGCGGGCGGGATGCTCGAGGTGCTCGATACCGAACAGGATTCGGTGCACGGATTCTTCGCGGCCGTTCCGCGGGAGTACTTCGACGATCACGCGTCGGAGCTCCTCTACGATCACGTGTTCCAGTGGGGGATCGAGAACGGGTACGAAACCTACGACTTCGGGAGCACGAACACCGACTTCGAAGACGGCGTGTTCCGGTTCAAGGAGGGGTTCGGCGGCCGGGCCGTGCCGGTGCTCGTCTGGGAGCGGGGCTGCAGTCCCCTCTGGCCGCTCGTGAAGGCCGGTCGAGCGCTGTACTGGCCGTACTACACCTGA
- a CDS encoding helix-turn-helix domain-containing protein, producing MRYVTYVITPDRGYFDPGAERFRELGITFESIQDIDQLDDGTIITQMVIRGEPATVRRAFENAGPVLVDYQLTDAGETTILQLHYRPSDLTRKLLAIHRRHAVLLEYPLEYTGPEKRRLRVAEIGREESLRRVIEETKAIVDVEIERLGNYDPSEERAFANLTDRQREVLRVAIEAGYYEEPRQVTYEEIAARLDCCAGTVGQHLRRIEARLMSTLAIGGDRHPKTDPERDPTRTGPSR from the coding sequence ATGCGATATGTGACATACGTTATCACACCCGACCGAGGATACTTCGATCCGGGCGCGGAGCGGTTCCGTGAACTGGGTATCACGTTCGAATCCATCCAGGACATCGATCAGCTCGACGACGGGACGATCATCACGCAGATGGTCATCCGCGGCGAGCCGGCCACCGTCCGGCGCGCATTCGAGAACGCGGGGCCGGTGCTCGTCGACTACCAGCTCACCGACGCCGGCGAGACGACGATTCTCCAATTGCACTATCGACCGAGCGATCTCACGCGGAAGCTCCTCGCCATCCACCGTCGACACGCGGTGTTGCTGGAGTATCCGCTCGAGTATACAGGGCCCGAGAAGCGACGCCTTCGCGTCGCGGAGATCGGTCGCGAGGAGTCGTTACGTCGCGTCATCGAGGAGACGAAGGCGATCGTCGACGTCGAAATTGAACGGCTGGGCAACTACGACCCGTCCGAGGAACGGGCCTTCGCGAATCTGACGGATCGACAGCGAGAGGTGTTGCGCGTCGCGATCGAAGCGGGATACTACGAGGAGCCACGACAGGTTACCTACGAGGAGATCGCCGCTCGTCTGGATTGCTGCGCGGGGACCGTGGGACAGCACCTCCGGCGGATCGAAGCGCGTCTCATGTCGACGCTCGCTATCGGCGGTGACCGGCATCCAAAGACCGATCCCGAGCGAGATCCGACACGGACCGGCCCCTCTCGATAG
- a CDS encoding universal stress protein, with protein MHLLVALDDSEPGWAALEFACTEHPDDELTVVHAVDPTDSGYGEVAHLGPSGLLERQREAAEELLAAAEDRAVDHGCSLETETIVGQPADAVVDYAATNEVDRIAVGSHGRTGFSRVLLGSVAERIARQAPVPVTIVR; from the coding sequence ATGCACCTGCTGGTCGCGCTCGACGACTCGGAGCCGGGGTGGGCGGCGCTCGAGTTCGCGTGCACGGAACATCCCGACGACGAACTCACGGTCGTCCACGCCGTCGACCCGACCGACAGCGGCTACGGGGAGGTAGCGCACCTCGGACCGAGCGGGTTGCTCGAGCGCCAACGGGAAGCGGCCGAGGAACTGCTCGCGGCGGCCGAAGACCGCGCGGTCGATCACGGCTGCTCGCTCGAAACGGAGACGATCGTCGGCCAGCCGGCCGACGCGGTCGTCGACTACGCCGCGACCAACGAGGTGGATCGGATCGCCGTCGGGAGCCACGGCCGAACCGGATTCTCGAGAGTATTACTGGGGAGCGTCGCCGAGCGGATCGCTCGACAGGCACCGGTCCCGGTAACGATCGTTCGGTAG
- a CDS encoding DUF7557 family protein produces MTQTLEISDDLMDRLDSHREEGQSPEELIEELVSMYETEGAFLQEGYSE; encoded by the coding sequence ATGACACAGACACTCGAGATCAGCGACGACCTGATGGACCGACTCGACAGCCACCGCGAGGAGGGCCAGTCACCCGAGGAACTCATCGAGGAACTGGTCTCGATGTACGAGACGGAAGGGGCGTTCCTGCAGGAAGGCTACTCCGAGTAA
- a CDS encoding ribonucleotide-diphosphate reductase subunit beta, translating into MPIDYSEREKSYELYRKGKQEGTWDPDEYDLEGDRADWQQFSEDEQHRFLATCSGFYDGEEDVTRTLAPYMMALDALPNEEMPFDTVQEEMYLAQQVYEEAKHTDFFSRYFEAVFGTQETAPYREGGYQEQGYSTDDLYDTADELRAAIDSGDRTELVYALGEAYLNYMGIVEAQLARGGYLSFDQMIELKAEEMRRDVVLESFQDAIGKVRQDETRHIENGRWVMRKLADAEPDIVADIYEPRIEEYVENRLLADPLYDDQPFDGYDQRAIGNRVTQFLQDTVDYIGADRFERYGDVRATLEERQAAD; encoded by the coding sequence ATGCCGATCGACTACAGCGAGCGCGAGAAATCGTACGAACTCTACCGAAAGGGCAAACAGGAGGGCACGTGGGACCCCGACGAGTACGACCTCGAGGGGGATCGAGCCGACTGGCAGCAGTTCTCCGAGGACGAGCAACACCGATTCCTCGCGACGTGTTCGGGATTTTACGACGGCGAAGAGGACGTCACGCGGACGCTCGCGCCGTACATGATGGCGCTGGACGCGCTGCCGAACGAGGAGATGCCGTTCGACACGGTCCAGGAAGAGATGTACCTGGCCCAGCAGGTCTACGAGGAGGCCAAGCACACCGACTTCTTCAGCCGCTACTTCGAGGCCGTCTTCGGCACGCAGGAGACGGCACCGTACCGCGAGGGCGGCTATCAGGAGCAGGGGTACAGTACGGACGATCTCTACGACACTGCGGACGAGCTACGAGCGGCGATCGACAGCGGCGATCGGACCGAACTCGTCTACGCGCTCGGCGAAGCCTACCTGAACTACATGGGTATCGTCGAGGCGCAACTCGCCCGCGGCGGCTACCTCAGCTTCGACCAGATGATCGAACTGAAGGCCGAGGAGATGAGGCGAGACGTCGTCCTCGAGTCGTTCCAGGATGCCATCGGCAAGGTCCGTCAGGACGAGACGCGCCATATCGAAAACGGGCGCTGGGTGATGCGCAAACTGGCCGACGCCGAACCCGACATCGTCGCGGACATCTACGAGCCACGCATCGAGGAGTACGTCGAGAACCGGCTGCTCGCGGATCCGCTCTACGACGACCAGCCGTTCGACGGCTACGACCAGCGGGCGATCGGCAACCGGGTCACCCAGTTCCTGCAGGACACCGTCGACTACATCGGTGCCGACCGGTTCGAGCGCTACGGCGACGTTCGGGCCACCCTCGAGGAACGACAGGCCGCCGACTGA
- a CDS encoding P-loop NTPase family protein translates to MSEDAADALAVGEFVEYCRTQAGLLSGRVETMAAEADDLLDEIDREMAEIRSRLEALPDEVAGPETPSTADVPDASEVDVAAIEELQAELEEKQLLVEAKQARMQAFQDLAAGYTELAEELASDVDDGQTALTRVVEFEADTDAPVYFDERQTMVEAAAESVDSRDE, encoded by the coding sequence ATGAGCGAGGACGCCGCGGACGCACTCGCGGTCGGCGAATTCGTCGAGTACTGTCGCACGCAGGCCGGGCTGCTGTCGGGACGGGTCGAGACGATGGCAGCGGAGGCTGACGATCTCCTCGACGAAATCGATCGGGAGATGGCCGAAATCCGATCGCGCCTCGAGGCGCTCCCGGACGAGGTGGCGGGTCCCGAAACCCCGTCGACCGCCGACGTGCCGGACGCGAGCGAGGTCGATGTCGCGGCGATCGAGGAGCTACAGGCGGAACTCGAGGAGAAACAGCTGCTCGTCGAGGCCAAGCAGGCGCGGATGCAGGCCTTTCAGGACCTGGCCGCCGGCTATACCGAGCTCGCCGAGGAACTCGCGTCCGATGTCGACGACGGACAGACGGCGCTGACTCGCGTCGTCGAGTTCGAGGCCGACACGGACGCGCCGGTGTACTTCGACGAGCGGCAGACGATGGTCGAGGCCGCGGCCGAGTCGGTCGATTCGAGGGACGAATAG
- a CDS encoding DUF7344 domain-containing protein: MSTVDRFFQAVSNVQRRRLLIHMLEHNPEDESKVYTGAVDTTEKELSNLRIEMKHTHLPLLEDYGFVNWDRENHEVTKGPEFDEIRPVLEMMIKYQDELSDDWL; encoded by the coding sequence ATGTCAACCGTGGACAGGTTCTTTCAAGCAGTTTCGAATGTCCAACGACGGCGATTATTAATACACATGTTGGAGCATAATCCGGAAGATGAGTCGAAAGTGTATACTGGCGCTGTGGATACGACCGAGAAGGAGTTGTCGAACTTGCGTATCGAGATGAAGCACACACATCTTCCACTGTTGGAAGATTATGGATTCGTCAACTGGGACAGAGAAAATCACGAGGTGACGAAGGGACCGGAATTTGACGAAATCAGACCGGTCTTGGAGATGATGATAAAATACCAAGACGAACTCTCGGATGACTGGTTGTAG